TTCTTGAACTAGGTTCAACCTATGCCCCTCTTAGTATCAACCTTAAGATCACAAAATTATGACGGCGACAACAATTATGTTCGTTGGAAGAGATGTCTCTGTTCAAAGTAAAGAGTTGTAGAATATTCAAACATAGTATTGGCTAAATGGGAAGAACTATTTGAAATGATATCAATTAACTTGCACATTCTTAAAGGGAAGAGGCAAAGTGAGTCATACACTCAATTGGGCCTAAGGAATGatatccaaaattttttatttaggatGAAGAAGACTCTATAGTGATGTCTTGATTATGAAATTCAATAATATCTAAGATAAATGATACTATTATATTTCTCATTAATACCAAAAAGATTTGAGAGGTTGTCAAGATTACCTATTTAAAAGTTTGTGATGATGCCCATATTCGTGAGATCAAAACTAAAGTGATGATTACCAAACAAGAAACTTATTCGGTCACTGAGTACTTCAATCTTTTGTAGACATAATGACATGAGAGGAATCATTATCTATGCATCCAGATGAGGTATACTGATGGTGTAGACCTCCTTAAACGGTTTGTTGAAAAGGAGAGAATCAATTATTTCCTTGCTGGTTTGAATTCTGAATTTGATACAATTTAGGTACAAATTTCTGGGAAAGGGGATTTACTCTCCTTAAACGAAGTCATTGCAACTCTTCCTTCCTTAGAAGGAAGGAGGGGAGTAATGCTTGACTCATCTACCGCAGAAGGATCAACCTTGATATCTAAGATATTAAATGCAAAGAATTTAGGTTCAGATTGATATTCTATCGAatcctttctttttccttggTTGTAGGATAAACAGGTGCTCCTTTTGGAAGCTGAAGATTATGAAGACAACCAGCACATTACATTGTTCTATCTCAGAGACTCACACAACtcataaaaagggaaattttctatccaaaacattcataaaaattGATGCATTTTAgactttaaaaagtttagacaCTTGGGTAGGCCTCCTTTGTTCTGCCTATTGCTAGCTATAAACCAACACTGCCAAAGCCAGCTataactttttcctttttccattCTTCTTCTCATCTTGCTCTGCATTTCACAAACAGTTCACATGACTAAATGCTCTTCGTTAGTTCAGttcttcattttaataattgaatacATTACACAACTCTTAACCTTTTTCCTATTTTTCGGCCTGTGAGATCAAATGCTTTTTATTTTCGTACTCCTTCATTTTACTTCTCATTAAGATGAACTTTGATTTTTGTCGTTTtcattatatctaattatgaaagggtttttaattacttttaaataatatgagaaaatgatttttataaataacgagaaaattttatttaaattaacttgttttttaaaattaaaaaaattatattaaataagtaaaatctaatatcattaataataaataagtaaaactcATCGgataaatttaatcttgataACACCAGTAACAGATTTGataggaaagaaaatgaaagaattcCGGTGATTAGGTCAGAAGAAATAGTGTTTGATGTGAAATAGTTAGTGGGTTTGGGGCTCCATTGATGTGATGAAAAGAGGCATGATTCACTGCCCTGCTATCCGACATCGAAATTTCATTTTCTGGGgatataaaatgtaaaatcaaaccaaatctccttccttttcttcttcatgttCATGTGTATGCGCAGTCACGACACAAATGGGACAAGCGAGAAACTGGACAAGACTGGTTCCCCTTCATTGTTTCTTTGACTATGACATCTTCCTTTTTAAGTTACTCTCTTTTACATTATCCATTCATCCTTcgataattattattttaccttaatCCCAATCCTAATCCAACAACGAAGAAAAagattaattgatatttaatgtGAAGGTGGAATCGGCCccatttgtattaatttgaataataacaaGCTTCAAGGTGTTCAAAATTCAAATCCCCATAGATTATATTTGCTACCGGTCACTCAAGGTTGagtataaattcaaactcatgacttttaaaaacttaaatatttatttgtttagtaaattttgttgttactgttaaaggtaaaattatcatttaaaaattttatttaaactcatattttagaatcacccttaaattttaaaatttttatttctgtcctttaaccttatattttctatgtttaaaaattgacttttttctcTTGTAAACTCTCATCTTTTTCCTATTTAATCACCCCCAGCTTtctagaaaattttagtttcacccCTCTCTCCCTTAGTTTCTAATTCTCCTTCTCTCCAGTAGCCATTTGTTGTCGGCTCTCCCCCTTCTAGTCACTCTCCCTTCCCTTTCTGGCTATCTTCGTCGGAGACAGATGAAATTGTCTTCATCTCAAACAAAGACAAATGGTCTTTGTCCAAGATGAAAACTCATCGTCTCATCATCTGAGTCCTCGTCTTTGACGAAGATGACTAAAGAgggaagggagagagagagcCAACAGTTAGAGATGACAAATCCTCACAAGagagaatgagaaaaaaaaccttaagggaaaatggtcacttttcaaactttaggtgatgaaaaaaattgttaaattttaaaactaagacaggaaatataataaaattttagttttttaattttttttagctaaatgactattttacctctgacaataacagtaaaattttacAGGTAAATAagtatttgggttttcaaaagttaatgaGTATAAGTTGGGTTTActctaaaccttgggtgggaataagtcttttggccttgccAATGTGTAGGTGGAGAATGAACACTCAATTGATTGtgatttgtgaaatttttaggTACTAATTGTTGTACTTATATCTTCTTTTTTCACCTTGCAATTAGGTGTTTTCTTATCTCCTCTGTTTATGTAATTTCCATTCTTGCTAACCTTTTTAGTGCATATATAAagacattaaaattaaaaataatatcaatgtcATCCTTTCATTATTATGGATTAAAAAGGGTGCTGATGTTTAGTACTTGCACTCTTATGAATAAGAattgaaagatgattttgataataatgatgataattattgcatattttatgttgatttatttggttttgtttatgtGAACAATGTCGAATACTTGAGATTCAGAACCTACGTGAACGGATAGGAACTTATCCTCACAAGTTTCGACTCGAGTCATACTTTGAGAGCAAGACACCCAGCTACACTCACCCCTGACACCCAGCTACACTCACCCCTGTTTCTAAGAGGATCGTGCTTTAAAAcaaatagttaattaattaagaggTGTGACATGCCATTTTTAATGGATTAGGGGGATCTGAGAAATCTCCAGTAGAGATGTGATCGAAAACAAACTTAGCAGCAGCCTCTGTGTAGTGAATTCCATCATAATTTACACGAACTGACAGGCGTCCGCATGAACACAAATATTTTGGTGCCATTAACAACAATCCTCTCCTCACATTCTGCATCACTGCTGTACTTGTACTTCCCACCATAGCCACGGCAGGATACAAGCGGAAGCTCAAGTCCTGCAATTTCTCATCATTTTCCAGAATCAGTCTTCAAACAAGAAACCAATGTTTAGAGTTGATTTAAAACTGGATTTAAATACCGTATTTCTATGGCTCCTTAAACATGGAGTACTTGACAGAGTAGACATCTACATATGTAAATGCAGCAGAAGGAAAATCTTTCCTGAGTTGAACAACAGCTTCCTTCAGCTTGAGATTAAAATGCTGAGCCACTTCATTGTAAATCTGGGCACAGCCGGCACTGTCTTTTGGTGAGGAAAAATACGTTAAAATGTAAGGCAGGCTCCCAATTGGTCCTGTGTTGTGTATCCAAAATGATCGGCCTCCCAATTTGTATATATCCTGTTTCAACATAACTTAATTTAGTccttttgattcaaaattagagacatttcaattttttcttaccTTGATATTTGCAGAGAACTCTTTGACGATATCAGGGACTGATGCATTAACTTCTTGTACAGACTTGTTAAGAAAGAAAGCAACACCAAGGTCATTCTGCCCAATATCAAGTGTACAAAGCTTTGGAAAAATATTCCTTTTCTGGCATTAGATTTACAAATATTCCTCCTGCAAAAGAGGGGGCCTAATTAAGTTGCTGATAGtgtttgtaattaatattcaatttttatgttaattgcagggttaattaattttacctCGTTTTCTGATTATTTGAGACCTTGATTTGAACTGCTGGAATTGTAAGAACTGGAGGTGCAAGTAGGAAGGGCTGGGGCGGCCATTGGGTTTAATGCTGTTGGGCAGCCTGATGGTGGACGCCGCTGCTGCAAAATTTGCACCGTGCGTGAAATTGGCGCCTGGTGAATCAAGATATGCGCTGAGATATGGCAGGCCAAAACTCTCAGCTGCATTAGTTGAAACACCAACATATTGAATGCCAATCAGTAaccatcaaaatatttttacttttctctaattaaaattgtGTCACGTTAGAATTCTCCACAGAGTTATGAAAATGGTATGAAATTTGTCAATGTGAAGTGAAAGTTTTACCGACTCATTTCGGAGTATCTCCCTGCCGGCATGTGAAAGAATGTTTCACCATAAGGTTTGGTACGCAGAGAGAGTGAAGCAGACAGTCCACCGGCATCCGAATTCTAGTCACCAAAGTTAAATATTGCCCGGAAATTACAAGTTTTCATGGTAAATGCAGAGCTTAACATACAAAAGTAAAAGAAGAGATAAATGGCAATTTTGTTAGTGCAAGAGTGCTCCATACTGGAACAAAGACcaaaaaaggaataaatatttgaatgggCCTTTAAAATCATATAGAAATAAGCTTGGTTTATATAGAGGAGAATTGTAGATTTTTCCATATGAAATAATTTGTTAAGGCGGGGGTTAACCCCCATTGCCGCCCTTGAATCTAGGTAAGGTAAGCCTTACCTTGAACCTAATGAGAATAAAAGGAACTAAGAATACCCTCCAATAAATACAAGGTAAATTAAATGTTTCACATCGTTTGGCGCCTTGGTGGTCTATTTTTAACAGGGCATAGGTGAGTATTGGACAATAATGCAACAAGATTTAAGTTGTCATAAAATTGGCTCGAATAATGCTTGGTTCATGAAGAAATTtctattacacaaaatcaattgactcGTGTTAAGGTTTAATTTATCACACTTATATactaatcatttatattatatttattagatatgagagtTTAACCTCCAACACTCTCTCTCAAATGTAATCATTATAAACCGTTAGATCTGTCATTTAACTGAGTCAGTTTTTGAACTGGTGTGTTATCCCTTATATCTAGAAACATTTTAAACTATTAAGTCTATAATGAACGAATTAGctaaatttagttcaaatcaaTCCCCTCCAAAGTTACTTTATTCCCATCTAATCTTATAGTTAATTAGGTATATAGGTGGTGgaattgttaaattaaatgtGAGTAGAATAACTTATTTATTAACTTGCTATCATAATATTGCATCGTAAATGTTAGGCCAATATTAAAAGAGTGATTAACAATTTCCCATCAAGAATTAAACACACTTTTTCATTTACTCATTGTATAAGTCATATTTTATCACCCAAAATGTAATCTCcttatcatcttcatctccTTTTGATGAGGAAAAAATATACACCAACAAATTCAGCCTCATCGAATGGAATTGTTAATTTTAGAGGTGTCAAATGGAATCCTCCACCAACAAAAACTACTCCTACACGTCCACCTTCATCAACTATTCATGGATCACTCCACTGCCCACTAATATATAGCATTTACAATTCTTACTCCTTGTAGTGGTTGACCAGAGGAGTGTGATTCCAGTTGCCAACaagattttgtgttttttatttattttttgttggtttttgttTGAGTGGGAGAGGATATTAGACCGAAAGAATAGAAGATTGAAAGAGAGAGTGATGATCAACTAAAGAGGTGGGATATCAACCGCCAGCAAGATTTTGTGTGTATTTGTTTGAGTGGAAGAAAGAGATTGGACTAAAGTAAAAAGAGAATGGAAGAGAAAGAGTCGTTGTCCAATCGTTGTCTGGATTCGTTCGTCTGAGAAACCAAATTTGTCTAGGGAATCAAATTCGTCTTCGTTTCCTCGTTAGACAAAGATAAATCTGTCTTCATCCaatgaaaatgaattgtaaCACAGACAGATAGGTGGGAGAGAAAGATTATAGTGAAGGTCGTCTGTCGATCAGAACAATGGTTATTGTCgaagaagggagaaaaaaaaaaccatagagGGAATTGTCACTTTTTTAGATTTTGGGTAAGGAgaaatgttagttttataaactaaaggGGGAATGTGATAAAatcttaagtttttttaaatatttttagttaaataacatttttatccttaaatttaagtaaatttaaatagaatgatagatatttaagttttttaaagttaatatgtataaatttaggTTTTTACTAAATCTTGCGTGGGaataatcttttggccaaaagaaaagttaaaagCTAAAATACCGAAGagagtttaaaattataattataattattagagggcatattaataaattaaacattattgAAGGACAAATTGATCAACTAGACGGTGAGAGCATTTTTGCCATTAaactaaaaagacaaaatagtaGCTTATactaaaaccaaacaaaattcacTACCGAATAGGTAAatggaattttcaaaattaaaatgtgaaaaattaccatttcatcaaagtttgggtagGAAAAAGTCGTGGATTTAGgagtaatatgatatttataatttttggtcAAAGTTTGGGTAGGAAAAAGTCTTGTGGATTTAAGtgtaatatgaaatttataatttttggtcATCTTCCATTGacggtagggctggattcgagccgagccgagctcggctcgcagccagctcaggctcggctcggctttttaatggccggctcgagttcggtttgAGCTCGATTCGAGCCAAATTCGACTCGATTCGaattcggctcgttttcagctcgGCTCGGTAACAGCTCGGTTCGGctagttttttatatcaaaacaacaCCGTTTTGCacatatatatggatcaaaacgacgtcgttttgtataaaaaaattttaaaaaaatataccgagtcaacccgagccagctcgaatccagccctaattgaCGGTGCAAggttttggataaaaaataatgtgattTATGCATTCAAATGAATGGGAAAATGTTTTTAggctaaaacttggatgggaaatggGTGGGAAGCATTTGCTAGATGACTCGAAAGTTGAAAGAATTGTCTCACTTGCCGCTCTCGAGCAGTTGAGCCATCCTAGCACTTCGTCATGTTTGGTAGCAATCTAGCTGGCAACGTGTTTGGTAGCAGTCTAAGTAGTAGTATGTTTGGTAGCAGCCAGAAACAGAGAAGGGACCAGAGAGGCTGAAGCATAAGATGCTGCAAAGGCGTAAGTGTTGCATTTATTTCAATCTAAAAATATCACTCTTTCTTACATTCAAATTTGGAAAAAGCTTACAGGCTCTTGACCTGATCAACTCCTTTCAAAATTCCACactcttttcttttgatttagTTTCTGATACTTCCATATACAAGTCTTGTTGATAAAtacaaagacaaaaataaatacatttaaaacacctatacaaaaaataatcacACAGAAAACTCTTAGTAGTAGCCGCCaacatttgaaatatcataccTGCTGAAGAAACAAATTCTAGCACTCTATATCATGAGAACAGTGGAGTGCCAGATCCCTCGGCCGATGAAGGCTGTAAGGCCCGTATTCtaacattatattttctctcaccAGAACCATAATTACCTGAAGTAGAATCAGATCCATCTGGCACAGGTGTGTTAACTATGGTTTTGTCTTCATATGCATTTCCAATATGGTTACCACACTTTCGGCAAAGGAGTTTGGTTCTGTGACGGAAAACCCCCCAGGAATTTTTGGAAAAGTAGGGAATGCATTGCAGCTCATCAACCTGTGTAAATCTGCTCTCATCTATGTCTACAAATGATATGATCCCTCGCTTCATAGATTTTCCATATTTTGAGCCAATAGTTGAGATGTTCCGATTAGAGGAGCTAAGGTTTAGCTCATACCCACAAGAGCCACAGCTGCACAAAAGAATGCTCTCATGTTCTATCTCCGGAAATAtaacaaagataaaagaatCACAGACACAAAAAATCCCACTATGTTTGAAAACGGATAGAACTTTTAGtcacaatattatttattttgacaacTTATTTTAGATTGTTGTATACTTTTTGACATTTATAGCTTAGTCTATCAGTCATTCAAACTAAGATGAAGAATTGCATCAGATCTCACTTTTACCCATTCCACAACAAGATATTAACCAAGGAAGGAATCACAATTACGAGGAAGATTATAGAaacattaaaatatgagtttagaGACAATATAAGAAGACTTAGGATTAATTGCTTACATTTATTACCTTACTCATAATCAAagtacaaatattaatttgaggACACCAatttaaacagaaaaaaagTATATGCACTCAGATAGAAGGGAACTTAGAATAAGCTGAGTTCAATTCCATTAGTTTCTATAGTCCATCTGACAACAAATTTCTATTTCCCACTTGCCTCTAGCTGATAACATCAAAACAAAGGGGAAAATAGAAAACCAAGAATCACTAGACATTGTACATATATCAAAATAGAGCATATATTAAGTAATAGGTCCCATTTATTACATGCAGatggcttttttttcttctaagaaAAAGACAATCTATTATTTCGACATAGGGATATCTTGAGATAAACTTGCATTGATAGGAAACATTTGCAAGATTATTAGAATCTTTGAAAGATCAACttgtttataagttttttttttttcaatgacaaCTAGCAAGGCAAGTAATTTGGCACTCTCAATTTGATGATATGGATTATTAGAATCTTTGAAAGATCAACATGtttataaggtttttttttttcaatgataacTAGCAAGCAAGTAATTTGGCACTCTCAATTTGATGATATGGATTATATAGTAACGACATGCCAATACCAACTCTGCTAGATTTGTTGCAATAGAGAAGTTgagaaacaatttcaaaaagagaaatattagcgttttcaaaataaaaaggatGTGTTTGGACATTACTAAACCTTAACCAATGCCTTCAGTTTCACTAACAAGAGAAAAACAATGTCCTTAGGGAACTCATCAGCAAAAAGCCTAGCCAGCAGTCACTGCATTCACCAAAAACATCAATTTGATGTTATAGCTAGACATTTCTGCCATCTTTTAGCCTTCCATTCTAGTATATATAGTTATTAACCCCAGCAAGTTGGAGGTGAATAGACACATTAATGCTAAATACCACCCTAAATGTATGAAACAATTACAACAGGCCCTTTATCTCACAAAGGATGATAAAACTTGGGAACCATTAGACTGattcactttcttttttcttttttctttttttttttcaaatagaaTAGACTTATTCACTCTGACTGATCTAGATTGTATCTAACACAATAATTTccaaatgaacaatattttgacTAGTCAGATGTAACCTGGCCATTCAGAACCAAATGGCCAAACATTTGCTGAGAATTTGTGTAGAACAGGCACTCTTTTGAAGGCATCAAAAGGCCAATGATCAATTTATGGCCAACCTGAACAAAAGCCATGATATCAAATGACCCCATTAGTTCTCCATATCACATGGAATAACCAATTCATCATGTATATAGGGGTAATCAAGAGAACACGGATTCCATTCTATGAATAGGTTCAATAATATCTTCAAAcatccattttaattttcaccaacaaaaaattaacttcCATTTCTTGCATTGGCCCCCcatcaaaaacaaagatgaatatACAAATACATACGGATGAATTCGGTGCCATCCAAACCCTACTCATCATCGAAAAAAGCCTCTGTGTTAATTCAGCTTAAGACTATTAAATTGCAACCCTTCGTAAATTTTTTGGAATCCCAAGAACACACATATCAAACTGATCAGAGTTTAATAATTCACCCACAAAAGCAAGTAGCTAATAAATCAAAAAACCAAAGCAACCAACTCCATTGACCCAATCCAAACATAAATcttcacttaaaaaaataatcacacaTAAAGAGAAAGACGGTGGACCTGTAGCTAACATGTCTCTGAGAAGCTGACGAAGAGAAGGAGTGATGATGGTTCGCATCAACAATCGCCGAAGTTTTATCCATTACTTCTCAGAAATTAACGGCTTTGATTGAGACGGTAACTTTGGAAAGTTGACGGAAGTGAAAGAATAAATATACTTATGCTTCGCATCAGCGGTTAGGTGGTTGACGGATGACGAGGAACGTGTTCCGCCAAAATCGGGTAGGTTAAACTGTCCGAGTTCAAGGCCTAGATGAATCAGAAAGAGTAACAGCTTGACAGAGAAGCTGGAAAATATGGAGCCTATGCTTTGTTATGTTAACGGGTTGCGGTGGATGTTTGTGTTTCCTCTGGGTTATAACGGAAACATgaaagtttttgttttaattaattaagagaaaaatgcCTATGTCTTACCCGAACTTTAATGAAGGCTCATTATCCtctctttaagtttgaaaattctattaatttacCCACTCAGCATCCATTTTCATTTAGGTCGATTAATCAAGCCTACTGAATTGGACCCATATAAAAAATTGTGGCTTGGGCTTCAGGCCTGCCCATTTAGGTCAAGTATTTTCTTTTGTTCAAGCTCGATTCAGttaaattttttgagttttgagttttgagttttgaattttgagtttattttaggTATAACTTGGGCATGTCGCtatgattttgaaaatacaaaaacttTTTTGTCTTGGCTCGTCCAAAGCTCGAATTTTGTTTGGCCTAAAATAGAATTTTCTAAGTCGAACAATTAGGTTTGCTCTTGCCCAATCTAATTGTAGACCAATttccattaataaaaatagttataaaaaaggaaacgaagattattttattcaaaaacaatattttaaaaactaaattagaCGTCGATCTAATAGAAAGGAAGGGGTGGCCCTGATCCAACCGATAGTCAGATTGTTTGTACTTATAATTCTCTTTAGtgtaaaagtaatttaattaaatttaaatattattttttattttaatatatttgtagaGATTTTGTCGTCGAAttgaaaatagtaaaaattgcAAAACCgaaatatttttcttgaatGTGGCTTTTAGAATGTATGAAATGAGagacttgaaattttttaagtttatagtAATAGTAGCTTTTGAACGTGACGTCTATTAATTTCAAGATGACAAAATCAGTTACTGTTAGCTTAACTATCTTTGATATATtagttaatttgtttatatacaatgGACATCCTTTTTACTAGAAAAAATTatcctggaaaaaaaaaaatcaagaattcCATTGTTTAAAGATGGTGAAGGCAATGGTAGATGTGGGTGGTTTTGAAGAAAGGacataaaagaaagaaaatgtgtgaagaatgaagagaagaaaagacaatggctttagaaagaaaataaaaatttttgggacaaaatgattttttttgtcatgTAAAAGTTTTTGTGTACAAAAATGGATAGtaagtaaacaaataaaatttcaaagttaaagggcaAGAGAAGTTGTTTCGTCAAAGTTCGGTGGAAAATAATCATTCGGAACTACTTAAGTAGTCAAAGTATTAACAATAATTCAATATAGGAGTAATGTATTTGAATTGAAGAAAGCAGAGGTTTATTTATAGGCCAAACGAAAACGACTGTCCACCACCCAAATATCCTCTAATTTCATGGTTCTAccatttaatttagaaaattctATTCACGCACCTATAGACGGTTAAAGTGACATTTCTCCcgtagggtttagttttcaaactttagcaCCATTGGTTGTGGTCTTTCCGTCTCAAAGTTTCCTCTACCTCTGGTAATCTCTTTTCTCTCAACTAGATACCTAATAGGTGTTGAATCAAGCTGGAAAGACGAAAAACTTCATCGGGAAGACGAAACTTGTCATCATCTTGTCTTAGTTTAAGAAggcgatcgtcttcctagaggtCTTCTtatgggaagacgatcgtcttcccagacaaagatgaGATTTTCGTCTTCATCTCTCTAAGTTGATTTGACATCGATCAGACATTTAATTGAGAGAAAAGAGATCAtcgaaagaaaagaaagcttcAAGAGAGAAAGGTCATCGACAATAGCGTCAGAGATGACactagagtttgaaaactaaatcctaaggggggaatatttttttaatttttaaattttgcctATAGGAGAAatgaagattaaattttagaggaaaaagagattaaattttaatttatttttaatattatagataaaataacgattttacctacAAAACTAATAAACTCTCATAGATAGGTGTTTGCAATTTTCATAGTTAAGAGATAGAAAGTTGATATTAGAGATCCTATGGGTGGGactaagtcctttggccttatttatgTTATGGAAATGTTGTTGGGGGAGTCAAGAGAGTTTGGgcctttttattataaatgaatactTACCATTACCTAACTTTGAAATATACATAATTAGAAGCATCAAAACAAATTGACCCGAGACAGAACAGAATGATTCATTTCTTGTCAAAGTGCCAAATAAATGtaagccaaaggacttattcccatccaaataTTACTTTCTTTTCCCATATTCTCACTTTTACTTAATGTTAAATTTTGCTATTATGATTAAAAGTAAAGATTTCATttagtgaaaaatattaaaaaaataaaattatatctttcttactttaaaattttaataatttcttcttacCCAAGATTCAAAATATGACAAATTTGctctaaagttttgaaaaatgaaaacgaTTCATCACTTGCATTTGAAATAAAGATGAGTCTCAGACGTTTCATCTTAATCTCCAATAAAGGCGAGTTGAGAAGGAGGGAGAGAGACCGATAAGTTTATCGAAGAGAGAGGAAGAGAAACCATGGACAAAGATGATTAGAGATAACAAAATTCATCATCTCTGATGATAGTTTCAAAACTTTAGATGAAAATCGATTACTTTTCAAACCTCAAGTAAAgagaattgttagattttttaattgaagagagaaaatataataagttttttttaaatatttttaactaataatatttatactcttaattttaataacaaaatttaacatattaataaat
This is a stretch of genomic DNA from Mangifera indica cultivar Alphonso chromosome 11, CATAS_Mindica_2.1, whole genome shotgun sequence. It encodes these proteins:
- the LOC123228575 gene encoding uncharacterized protein At4g08330, chloroplastic, with translation MDKTSAIVDANHHHSFSSSASQRHVSYSCGSCGYELNLSSSNRNISTIGSKYGKSMKRGIISFVDIDESRFTQVDELQCIPYFSKNSWGVFRHRTKLLCRKCGNHIGNAYEDKTIVNTPVPDGSDSTSGNYGSGERKYNVRIRALQPSSAEGSGTPLFS